The proteins below come from a single Eubacterium limosum genomic window:
- a CDS encoding glycoside hydrolase family 13 protein → MMEYTLTLPDQPGVLWYDFCYEHEGHSYCYGTQNDTLGGEGQIYEAFPPSYQITLYDKVREMPAWYTEGIMYQIFPDRFNKGEKKTFEPQYKKQSLIHGNWGDSPHYFRDGQGNIEYWDFFGGTLQGIIEKLDYLKELNITILYLNPIFESSSNHKYDTANYLHIAPEFGNTELFEQLCAEAKKRGIRIILDGVFSHTGDDSIYFNKYGNYPGLGAYQSMDSPFYSWYRFNDYPNEYECWWGVKSMPNVEELTPEYKDFIFENENSVIRRWLKAGASGWRLDVADELPDEFIEGIKTAMLQEKDDAVLIGEVWEDASRKVAYGILRRYFYGHELDAVMNYPFRDALINFMMGDKGSREIARLMMSLYENYPRGQFKGNMNLIGSHDRMRILTILGEAPTLSKESDKEHYRLTQEQYSLAKNRLKILSLIQLTFPGVPCIYYGDEAGVQGYEDPFNRSTYPWGHEDTEILEWYKKITALRAEHKAFQRGSWYPLPCKDDVFAYVRDLGDESYLCLFNRNTVKSRCFSHGAIKDRKGLELLTNNEEDLEQIILEPLSAKIYKIIDGRIILHGNEYKEKGIIPSKYLTP, encoded by the coding sequence ATGATGGAGTACACACTCACATTACCCGACCAGCCAGGTGTTTTATGGTACGATTTTTGTTATGAACACGAAGGCCACAGTTACTGCTACGGCACACAAAATGATACCTTGGGCGGCGAGGGGCAGATTTACGAAGCCTTTCCGCCGTCCTATCAGATTACACTCTACGATAAGGTCCGCGAAATGCCCGCATGGTACACTGAGGGGATCATGTATCAAATTTTTCCCGACCGCTTTAACAAGGGCGAAAAAAAAACCTTCGAGCCCCAATATAAAAAGCAGTCGCTTATTCATGGAAACTGGGGAGACAGTCCTCATTATTTTCGCGATGGTCAGGGAAATATTGAGTATTGGGATTTTTTTGGCGGTACCCTTCAGGGAATCATTGAAAAGCTTGATTATTTAAAAGAACTGAATATTACAATCTTATATCTCAATCCCATTTTTGAATCCAGCAGCAACCACAAGTATGATACCGCAAATTATCTCCATATTGCCCCGGAATTCGGCAACACAGAACTTTTTGAACAACTATGTGCAGAGGCAAAAAAGCGCGGCATACGCATCATTTTAGATGGCGTATTCAGCCACACCGGAGACGACAGCATTTATTTTAACAAATACGGAAATTATCCCGGATTGGGAGCTTATCAGTCAATGGATTCTCCTTTTTATTCCTGGTACCGCTTTAACGATTATCCAAACGAATACGAATGCTGGTGGGGTGTTAAGTCAATGCCCAACGTTGAAGAATTAACGCCTGAATATAAGGATTTTATTTTTGAAAATGAAAATTCAGTGATCCGAAGATGGCTTAAAGCCGGTGCTTCAGGATGGCGGCTGGATGTCGCCGACGAACTCCCGGATGAATTCATCGAAGGGATAAAAACCGCCATGTTACAGGAAAAAGACGACGCCGTCCTCATTGGTGAGGTCTGGGAGGATGCCTCCAGAAAAGTGGCTTATGGCATTTTACGCCGGTATTTTTATGGCCATGAGCTGGACGCAGTCATGAATTATCCTTTTCGCGATGCGCTCATTAACTTTATGATGGGCGATAAGGGCTCCCGGGAAATCGCACGTTTAATGATGTCACTCTACGAAAACTATCCCAGAGGACAGTTTAAGGGAAATATGAATCTTATCGGTTCTCATGACCGTATGCGTATCTTGACAATTCTTGGAGAAGCACCCACACTTTCTAAAGAAAGTGACAAAGAGCATTACCGGCTAACCCAGGAACAATACAGTTTGGCCAAAAACCGCTTAAAAATTTTAAGCTTGATCCAGCTTACCTTTCCGGGTGTTCCCTGCATCTATTACGGCGACGAGGCCGGCGTTCAGGGTTATGAAGACCCCTTCAACCGAAGCACATACCCATGGGGCCATGAAGATACAGAAATTTTAGAATGGTACAAAAAAATAACTGCCCTAAGGGCAGAACATAAAGCCTTTCAACGGGGCTCGTGGTATCCGCTTCCCTGCAAAGACGACGTTTTTGCCTACGTACGTGACCTCGGGGATGAAAGCTACCTTTGCCTCTTTAACCGCAATACTGTTAAAAGCCGCTGCTTCAGCCATGGCGCTATCAAAGACCGCAAAGGTCTTGAGCTGCTTACAAACAATGAGGAAGACTTGGAACAGATTATTTTAGAGCCTCTGTCTGCAAAGATTTATAAGATTATTGACGGACGAATTATTTTACATGGCAATGAGTATAAAGAGAAAGGAATTATTCCTTCTAAATATTTAACCCCTTGA
- the glgA gene encoding glycogen synthase GlgA → MDKLKILFAATEAYPFAKSGGLGDVIGSLPKAFPKDQTDIRVILPKYACIPEEYKKDFKLIDIFYVKVGLSDQYVGIQQYEMDGVIYYFLDNEYYFNRPNLYGYYDDGERFVYFCRAVLESIPYIDFYPDVLHCHDWQTSLIPFLLKEQYQWHYLNTKAVFTIHNMKYQGLYGFDDLKGVLNLDYFPAAMEFYRKLNLMKGALYTSDLVTTVSPTYAEELKDPYYGEGLDGVMRDISYKTVGILNGIDETVYNPQTDPALFVPYTRSYKKKTENKTALQDYLGLPVNPKIPMISMITRLVEQKGLDLVAAVIHEILQMNIQMVVLGTGDAQYENMLREVAYTYPDKMITIIDFNEDLSRKIYAASDMFLMPSKFEPCGLSQMIAMRYGTVPVVRETGGLKDTVHYFDEETKEGNGFSFATYNAHDMLFTLQRAVGLYYDEPELWKTLMTNASKSNFDWKISAETYLYYYKKVTGKLS, encoded by the coding sequence ATGGATAAATTAAAAATCTTGTTTGCCGCTACCGAGGCTTATCCCTTTGCCAAAAGCGGCGGCTTAGGTGATGTGATCGGCTCATTGCCAAAGGCCTTTCCAAAGGATCAAACCGATATCCGTGTTATTCTTCCAAAATACGCCTGTATTCCCGAAGAATATAAAAAAGATTTTAAGCTTATTGACATCTTCTACGTCAAGGTTGGGCTGAGCGACCAGTATGTGGGTATACAGCAATATGAAATGGACGGCGTCATCTACTATTTTCTTGACAATGAATATTATTTTAACCGTCCAAATCTGTATGGCTATTACGATGACGGTGAACGCTTTGTTTATTTCTGCCGCGCAGTGCTCGAGTCCATCCCCTACATTGATTTCTATCCGGATGTGCTCCACTGTCATGACTGGCAGACATCCCTGATCCCGTTCCTGCTCAAGGAACAGTATCAGTGGCATTACCTGAACACAAAAGCAGTCTTTACCATCCACAATATGAAATATCAGGGTCTCTACGGTTTTGATGACCTTAAAGGCGTCTTGAATCTGGATTATTTTCCGGCTGCCATGGAGTTCTACCGCAAACTAAACTTGATGAAGGGCGCGCTTTACACCTCCGATCTGGTAACCACGGTCAGCCCAACTTACGCCGAGGAACTGAAAGACCCGTACTATGGCGAAGGTCTTGATGGCGTGATGCGTGATATCAGTTACAAAACCGTGGGCATTCTAAACGGAATTGACGAAACCGTCTATAATCCTCAGACTGACCCAGCGCTCTTTGTGCCTTACACACGTTCATACAAAAAGAAAACAGAAAACAAGACAGCGCTTCAGGATTATCTCGGGCTTCCGGTTAATCCAAAGATTCCGATGATTTCCATGATCACACGTCTGGTTGAGCAAAAAGGACTTGATCTCGTGGCTGCTGTCATTCATGAAATTCTTCAGATGAACATCCAAATGGTCGTGCTTGGCACTGGAGACGCCCAGTACGAAAACATGCTGCGAGAGGTTGCCTATACCTATCCGGATAAAATGATTACCATTATTGACTTTAATGAAGACCTTTCGCGAAAAATATACGCTGCCAGCGATATGTTCCTGATGCCTTCAAAATTTGAGCCCTGCGGTTTGTCACAGATGATCGCCATGCGCTACGGCACCGTCCCCGTTGTTCGGGAAACAGGCGGCCTAAAGGACACCGTCCACTATTTTGACGAAGAAACAAAAGAGGGCAATGGCTTTAGTTTTGCCACCTACAACGCACATGATATGCTCTTTACACTCCAGCGGGCTGTCGGCCTGTACTATGACGAGCCCGAGCTGTGGAAGACCCTCATGACTAACGCATCAAAATCAAATTTTGACTGGAAAATTTCCGCCGAAACCTATTTATACTATTATAAGAAAGTAACAGGTAAATTATCATAA
- the glgD gene encoding glucose-1-phosphate adenylyltransferase subunit GlgD: MKKAIGIILNVDGDNSDLNELLQHRSISTLPFGGRYRMIDFTLSNMVNSGISHVGVVGSHKYSSLIDHLGTGKEWSLSRKTQDLSILAGSSSVRFGNLMKINLRDLYNNRAFLQHSSDEDVVISAPNLVTSFSFNASYKIHKTNNSDVTLIFKKVQPSFTFENNDVFLEFDKYRITNIHYQKEKMTDHCYADMMIIKKSVLLDLMELGERTGEWDLMDMIKTNLDTLRVYGAPHTGYINRVHDLAKYYEANMDLLEFDIMKELFLSENSIHTKIKDNHPTLYQNEAVVRNSIVGSGCEVEGKIYHSVLFRDSKIGYGSEISNSIIMQKAEIGNNVKLNYVIFDKDVKIRDNASLVGTKDNPIVLSKGMVI; encoded by the coding sequence ATGAAAAAAGCAATTGGTATTATTTTAAATGTAGACGGCGATAACTCAGACCTCAATGAATTACTCCAGCACCGCAGTATCAGTACGCTGCCCTTTGGCGGCCGTTACCGCATGATCGACTTTACCCTGTCCAATATGGTCAATTCCGGCATTTCCCATGTCGGTGTCGTTGGCTCTCATAAGTACAGTTCTCTTATCGACCACCTGGGAACAGGAAAGGAATGGTCCTTAAGCCGTAAAACTCAGGACTTGTCTATCCTGGCAGGCAGCAGCAGTGTCCGGTTTGGTAATCTCATGAAAATCAACCTTCGCGATCTGTACAATAACCGCGCATTCCTGCAGCACAGCAGTGATGAAGATGTGGTTATCTCGGCGCCAAATCTGGTAACCAGCTTCAGCTTTAACGCGTCCTATAAAATCCACAAAACAAACAACAGCGATGTCACATTGATTTTTAAAAAAGTACAGCCAAGCTTTACCTTTGAAAACAACGATGTCTTTTTAGAATTTGATAAATACCGTATTACCAACATCCATTACCAAAAGGAAAAAATGACGGACCACTGCTATGCAGATATGATGATTATAAAAAAATCGGTCCTTCTGGATTTAATGGAACTTGGTGAGCGTACCGGTGAATGGGACTTGATGGATATGATCAAGACCAATCTGGATACCCTTCGCGTATACGGCGCTCCGCATACCGGTTATATTAACCGCGTACACGACTTGGCCAAATACTACGAAGCCAATATGGATCTTCTGGAATTCGACATCATGAAAGAGCTTTTTCTGAGCGAAAACTCCATCCATACCAAAATCAAGGACAACCACCCGACACTTTATCAAAATGAGGCCGTGGTTCGCAACTCCATCGTCGGCAGTGGCTGTGAGGTTGAGGGGAAAATTTACCACAGTGTTCTCTTCCGTGACAGTAAAATCGGTTACGGCAGCGAAATTTCCAACAGCATTATTATGCAGAAAGCCGAAATTGGAAATAACGTTAAACTGAACTACGTTATTTTTGATAAAGACGTTAAGATTCGTGATAACGCATCACTGGTCGGAACAAAGGATAACCCGATTGTATTAAGTAAAGGAATGGTTATATAA
- a CDS encoding glucose-1-phosphate adenylyltransferase, with amino-acid sequence MNTECVAMLLAGGQGSRLGSLTFNNAKPAVLFGGKYRIIDFPLSNCMNSDIDVVGVLTQYRPYILNNYISDGSAWSLDKVGAGVRILPPYMGQKGGRWYNGTADAIYQNIDFIDSFDPEYVLILSGDHIYKMDYSNMVNFHKQKSADLTIAVMDVPWDEAHRFGIVNTNDEKRILEFQEKPPEPKSNKASMGIYVFTWDVLRKALIEDAENPDSENDFGHNVIPMLHEEGKRIFAYPFSGYWKDVGTIQSYYDANMDLLNPACDFDLTDRNFRIFSNNTSRHPQFIGPDAVVKHSLICDGCVIFGSVENSIISHDIIVGKNTVLKNSIVHTGAIIEDGAHLENCIVGSRAYVKSDVRLVAAESDNPAEIHVLNS; translated from the coding sequence ATGAATACCGAATGTGTCGCTATGCTCCTAGCTGGAGGACAAGGAAGCCGCCTGGGATCCCTCACATTTAACAACGCTAAGCCTGCCGTTTTATTCGGCGGTAAATACCGTATTATTGACTTTCCATTAAGCAACTGTATGAATTCTGACATCGACGTCGTGGGTGTCCTCACCCAATACCGTCCTTATATCCTGAACAATTATATCAGTGACGGAAGCGCCTGGTCTCTTGACAAGGTTGGCGCCGGTGTTCGTATTCTCCCACCCTATATGGGGCAAAAGGGCGGACGCTGGTATAATGGAACAGCAGATGCCATCTACCAAAATATTGACTTTATCGACAGCTTTGATCCAGAGTATGTGCTCATTCTGTCCGGCGACCATATCTATAAAATGGATTACTCCAATATGGTTAATTTTCATAAACAAAAATCCGCTGACCTCACCATCGCAGTGATGGATGTCCCCTGGGATGAGGCCCATCGTTTTGGAATTGTCAATACCAATGACGAAAAACGTATCCTGGAATTCCAGGAAAAGCCCCCGGAACCAAAGAGCAACAAAGCCTCAATGGGGATCTATGTCTTTACCTGGGATGTCCTGCGCAAGGCTTTAATTGAAGACGCTGAAAACCCAGATTCAGAAAATGACTTTGGACATAATGTCATTCCGATGCTCCACGAAGAAGGAAAACGTATCTTCGCCTATCCCTTCTCCGGATACTGGAAAGATGTCGGAACCATCCAGAGCTACTATGACGCCAATATGGATTTACTCAATCCAGCCTGTGATTTTGACCTGACAGACCGGAATTTCAGAATCTTCTCGAATAATACCAGCCGCCACCCGCAGTTTATCGGGCCAGACGCAGTAGTAAAACACAGTCTGATCTGCGATGGATGTGTTATTTTCGGGTCAGTCGAAAATTCCATTATTTCCCACGATATTATCGTTGGGAAAAACACAGTTCTCAAAAATTCAATTGTCCATACCGGCGCAATCATTGAGGATGGCGCACATCTGGAAAATTGCATTGTTGGTTCAAGAGCTTACGTTAAGAGTGATGTCCGTCTGGTGGCTGCTGAAAGTGACAACCCGGCAGAAATTCACGTTTTAAATTCATAG
- a CDS encoding glycogen/starch/alpha-glucan phosphorylase produces MKTLEKASFKKAFIKKVEEVSGEDFSESTTQHQYEALSELVMEEITAEWAANNSRLHKMEEKQIYFFSIEFLIGRLLKAYINNLGWDDVVPEVLRELGLNYEAIQAKEHDPALGNGGLGRLMACFLDSTAAMGFPGHGNGIRYKFGLFEQKIINSEQVEVADNWLKNGYPFEIAKPDKSVVVKYKGNVRTEMVNGKLVFIHENYEPVLAVPYDVPVQGYHNKTVNSLRLWSAQPVEDFDLSTFNQGHFLKAMQRRSEAEAISQILYPNDNGFEGKQLRLKQEYFFVCAGLKRIVRRYKKFNHGSMDGFADKICIHINDTHPALCVPELMRILIDEENYEWDKAWDMTVKSISFTNHTVLPEALEKWPIDMVKELLPRVYQIIEEINRRFVNDMNWFYPDQEARNYAISILKDGQVHMAHLAIIGSHSVNGVAELHSKILHEETFKDFYAVFPERFHSVTNGVTPRRFLMGSNPQLKTLLNETIGDSWTMPNKLSSLEALLPYAADAAFCEKLGAVKHGNKARLAAYIKKSQGIRLNPDSIFDIQVKRIHEYKRQLLNALHIMYLYNALRADPNMDFVPKTYIFAGKAAPSYYYAKEVIRLINVIADKVNNDSAVNDRLKVVFVPNFNVSSAEMIYPAAEISEQISTAGKEASGTGNMKFMMNGAVTLGTMDGANVEIAEAVGMDNIFTFGLSDVEVANYNAHGGYRSLDIYESDPRVQEVLEQLINGFFSKTSTFQSIYDSLLIHNDTYFVLKDFASYADIQSTSSAVYRDQKRWLQMSAVNIAHSGMFSSDRSIADYQREIWKIKSFIYEEEIL; encoded by the coding sequence ATGAAAACACTTGAAAAAGCAAGCTTTAAAAAAGCATTTATAAAAAAAGTAGAAGAAGTTTCCGGCGAAGATTTCTCCGAATCGACCACACAGCACCAGTATGAAGCATTATCTGAACTGGTCATGGAAGAAATCACCGCCGAATGGGCCGCCAACAACAGCCGCCTTCACAAAATGGAAGAAAAGCAAATCTATTTTTTCTCCATCGAGTTTCTGATCGGCCGGCTGCTAAAGGCTTATATTAACAATCTCGGGTGGGACGATGTTGTGCCTGAGGTGCTCCGTGAGCTAGGGCTTAATTACGAAGCCATTCAGGCAAAAGAGCACGATCCCGCACTCGGCAACGGTGGTCTGGGCCGGCTCATGGCCTGTTTTCTGGATTCAACCGCTGCCATGGGCTTTCCCGGGCACGGAAATGGAATCCGCTATAAATTTGGTCTGTTTGAACAGAAGATCATCAACAGTGAACAGGTTGAGGTTGCAGACAACTGGCTGAAAAACGGTTATCCTTTTGAAATCGCCAAGCCCGATAAGTCTGTTGTTGTGAAATATAAAGGGAATGTCCGGACTGAAATGGTCAATGGCAAGCTGGTTTTTATCCATGAGAACTACGAGCCAGTATTGGCAGTCCCCTATGATGTCCCTGTTCAGGGCTATCACAACAAAACCGTCAATTCACTTCGTCTCTGGAGTGCCCAGCCCGTAGAAGATTTTGACCTCTCCACCTTTAATCAGGGCCACTTTTTAAAAGCTATGCAAAGGCGGTCTGAGGCCGAGGCCATCAGTCAGATTTTATACCCTAACGACAATGGCTTTGAGGGAAAACAGCTTCGTCTCAAACAGGAATATTTCTTTGTCTGTGCCGGGCTGAAACGGATTGTGCGGCGTTATAAAAAATTTAATCACGGATCAATGGACGGTTTTGCCGATAAAATCTGTATCCATATCAATGATACACATCCTGCCCTCTGCGTTCCAGAGCTCATGCGGATTCTCATTGATGAAGAAAATTATGAGTGGGATAAGGCCTGGGATATGACCGTTAAATCCATCAGCTTCACAAACCATACCGTACTGCCTGAAGCGCTGGAAAAATGGCCCATTGACATGGTAAAGGAACTGCTTCCCCGTGTCTACCAGATTATCGAAGAAATCAACCGCCGTTTTGTCAATGATATGAACTGGTTTTACCCAGACCAGGAGGCGCGCAATTATGCTATTTCCATTTTAAAGGACGGCCAGGTCCATATGGCACATCTGGCCATTATTGGCAGCCATTCTGTCAACGGTGTCGCGGAGCTGCACAGTAAAATTCTCCATGAGGAAACTTTCAAGGATTTTTATGCTGTTTTCCCGGAGCGTTTTCATTCTGTGACCAACGGCGTAACGCCAAGACGTTTTTTAATGGGCAGCAACCCGCAGCTAAAAACCTTGCTCAATGAAACCATTGGTGACAGCTGGACAATGCCAAACAAACTATCCAGCCTGGAGGCGCTGCTTCCATATGCAGCTGACGCCGCTTTCTGTGAAAAGCTGGGAGCTGTCAAGCACGGAAACAAAGCCCGCCTGGCAGCATATATCAAGAAATCCCAGGGAATTCGGCTGAACCCGGATTCGATCTTCGATATTCAGGTCAAGCGTATTCACGAGTATAAACGGCAGCTGCTGAACGCTCTGCACATTATGTATCTTTATAATGCGCTCAGGGCAGATCCAAATATGGATTTTGTCCCAAAAACCTATATTTTTGCCGGCAAGGCGGCGCCATCCTATTATTATGCCAAGGAGGTCATCCGTCTGATCAATGTCATTGCTGACAAGGTGAATAACGATTCCGCTGTTAATGACCGCTTAAAGGTCGTTTTTGTCCCAAACTTTAATGTTTCTTCTGCCGAGATGATCTACCCCGCTGCCGAGATTTCTGAGCAGATTTCCACTGCGGGCAAGGAAGCCTCTGGTACCGGAAACATGAAATTTATGATGAACGGTGCCGTTACACTCGGCACAATGGATGGCGCCAATGTCGAGATCGCTGAAGCTGTGGGAATGGATAATATTTTTACCTTTGGCCTCTCCGATGTGGAGGTTGCAAATTACAATGCCCATGGCGGCTATCGATCCCTGGACATTTATGAATCCGATCCGCGGGTTCAGGAGGTTTTGGAACAGCTGATTAATGGATTTTTCAGCAAAACTTCTACCTTCCAGTCGATTTATGATTCACTTTTGATTCATAACGACACCTATTTTGTACTTAAAGACTTTGCCTCTTATGCGGACATCCAGTCAACCTCGAGTGCCGTATACAGAGATCAAAAAAGATGGCTGCAAATGTCAGCTGTCAATATTGCACACTCCGGAATGTTCTCAAGTGACCGCTCTATTGCCGATTATCAGAGAGAAATCTGGAAAATCAAATCATTCATTTACGAGGAGGAAATATTATGA
- the glgB gene encoding 1,4-alpha-glucan branching protein GlgB encodes MKPKIAYHLFHEGTYLKSYEFFGAHFTDKGVVFRLWAPHAQAVSVVGNFNDWNPDAHPMLLQKDSGGVWECTIPDLNKGELYKYRITQCHGENVYKSDPYGIYSEVKPKTASILWDLEGYSWKDNKWLEQRKKAASKPKPVNIYEVHLGSWRTHEDGTALSYYELAGTLVPYLKDMHYTHVELMPIMEHPFDGSWGYQLTGYFAATSRYGEPQGLMHFIDACHQAGISVILDWVPGHFCKDAHGLYKLDGTNLYEATEHPQWGTMEFDFAKPEVLTFLISNAYFWFDQYHIDGLRIDGVASMIYLNYGYNDEYRRNKVGGNDSLEAVDFLRKLNTAIFKYFPFAIMAAEESTAYPKVSWPVDEGGLGFNLKWDMGWMHDTLSYMETDPYCRNQFHSKLTFSMAYAFSENFILPLSHDEVVHGKKSIVDKMFGPYEMKFDQLRLLYAYMYFHSGKKLTFMGNEFAPFTEWRYYESLEWFMLDYDRHRQTKDFMQDLNKFYARENALWEKDHGWDGFEWIDADNNGQSILVFRRMGKHPEDDLIILINFCPLTYTNFQIGVPAEKTYRLVFNTDDPKYGGSGFTVKKTAKAQDAPCHNQPYSVTLSIPPSAAIVLKGVASKAKKKITAKKTKTASSSKTAVSDKKSKASTVKKSAKAQTSKDNASKSVVKTKK; translated from the coding sequence ATGAAACCTAAAATCGCGTACCATCTTTTTCACGAGGGAACTTATCTGAAAAGCTACGAATTTTTTGGCGCTCATTTTACAGATAAAGGTGTCGTTTTCCGACTCTGGGCACCACACGCTCAAGCTGTTTCAGTCGTTGGCAATTTTAATGACTGGAATCCCGACGCTCATCCAATGCTTTTACAGAAAGACTCTGGCGGTGTATGGGAATGCACCATTCCTGATTTGAATAAAGGTGAGCTCTACAAATACCGCATTACGCAATGTCATGGGGAAAACGTCTATAAATCAGATCCTTATGGTATTTATTCCGAGGTCAAGCCTAAAACAGCCTCTATTCTCTGGGATTTGGAGGGTTACAGCTGGAAGGACAACAAATGGCTTGAGCAGCGCAAAAAAGCCGCTTCTAAGCCGAAACCTGTTAATATTTATGAGGTTCATCTCGGCAGCTGGAGAACCCATGAGGATGGAACTGCCTTGAGCTATTACGAGCTTGCTGGCACACTTGTCCCCTATCTTAAGGATATGCACTATACGCATGTAGAGCTGATGCCCATTATGGAGCATCCCTTTGACGGATCCTGGGGATACCAGCTGACCGGCTACTTTGCTGCGACCAGCCGCTATGGCGAGCCTCAGGGTTTAATGCATTTTATTGACGCCTGCCATCAGGCGGGGATCAGTGTTATACTGGACTGGGTTCCAGGGCATTTCTGCAAGGATGCACACGGTCTTTATAAGCTTGATGGTACAAACCTTTATGAGGCGACTGAGCACCCTCAATGGGGCACCATGGAATTTGACTTTGCCAAACCAGAAGTGCTGACCTTTTTAATCTCAAACGCTTATTTCTGGTTTGACCAATACCATATCGACGGGCTGCGCATTGACGGCGTGGCAAGCATGATCTATTTAAACTATGGCTATAACGATGAATACCGCCGCAATAAAGTTGGTGGAAATGACAGTCTTGAAGCGGTTGATTTCCTGAGAAAACTGAACACAGCAATTTTCAAGTATTTCCCATTTGCCATTATGGCCGCTGAGGAATCAACCGCTTATCCCAAGGTCAGCTGGCCTGTGGACGAAGGAGGCCTTGGCTTTAACCTGAAGTGGGATATGGGATGGATGCACGATACCCTCTCTTATATGGAAACAGACCCATACTGCAGAAATCAGTTCCATTCAAAACTGACTTTCTCAATGGCCTATGCGTTCAGCGAAAACTTTATTTTGCCCCTGTCACACGATGAGGTTGTCCATGGCAAAAAATCAATCGTTGATAAAATGTTTGGTCCATATGAAATGAAATTTGACCAGCTTCGGCTTTTATATGCGTATATGTATTTTCATTCCGGTAAAAAGCTTACCTTTATGGGAAATGAGTTCGCACCGTTCACCGAATGGCGCTATTACGAATCCCTTGAATGGTTCATGCTGGACTATGACAGGCATCGTCAAACCAAAGACTTCATGCAAGACCTGAATAAATTCTACGCCCGGGAAAATGCGCTTTGGGAAAAGGATCACGGCTGGGACGGCTTTGAGTGGATCGATGCCGACAACAACGGCCAGAGCATTCTTGTTTTCAGACGGATGGGCAAGCATCCAGAAGATGATCTGATCATTCTGATCAACTTCTGCCCTTTAACCTACACCAATTTTCAGATTGGTGTACCTGCTGAAAAGACCTACCGTCTGGTTTTCAACACCGACGATCCAAAATATGGCGGGTCCGGCTTCACGGTCAAAAAGACTGCTAAAGCCCAGGACGCCCCATGTCATAACCAGCCTTACAGCGTGACGCTCAGCATACCGCCGTCCGCGGCAATCGTGTTAAAGGGCGTTGCGTCAAAAGCAAAAAAGAAAATCACTGCTAAAAAAACAAAGACAGCTTCTTCATCCAAAACTGCTGTTTCGGATAAAAAATCAAAAGCGTCGACTGTAAAAAAATCTGCTAAGGCACAGACCTCAAAGGATAATGCTTCCAAATCCGTTGTTAAGACGAAAAAATAG
- a CDS encoding YihY/virulence factor BrkB family protein translates to MKNKTSKLTEFIIFMAEDMDRTDFWGICAQMSFYIIMAFFPLIIFLINFVGRFIVQFKDYLFDILKEYLPQLSYDYVRTLIDTLTRNLEDNNYILVLFTFFFATLAARAIMTGMNQNYGNQESRSHLKIWLLSFLFTILFAISIILIISAYVFSEAISEYILVRLGIDQFNIILMNIFTLIFSLVTSIFLFTCVYVLAPDRRLRFVQGLPGAVFSTLGINIAFRIFLMFMNHSTKYTLLYGNFGGLFALLVGIYFVCVILNLGGKINVFFSR, encoded by the coding sequence ATGAAGAATAAAACATCAAAGCTCACCGAATTCATCATTTTTATGGCAGAGGATATGGACAGGACAGACTTTTGGGGTATCTGTGCCCAGATGTCCTTTTATATTATCATGGCATTCTTTCCGCTGATTATCTTTTTAATCAATTTTGTCGGCCGCTTTATTGTGCAGTTTAAAGATTATCTTTTTGATATTCTAAAAGAGTATCTTCCCCAGCTCTCCTACGATTATGTCCGCACCTTAATTGACACGCTTACCAGAAACCTTGAAGACAACAATTATATTTTAGTTTTATTCACCTTTTTCTTTGCAACACTGGCTGCTAGAGCGATCATGACGGGAATGAACCAAAACTATGGTAATCAGGAGAGCAGAAGCCACTTAAAAATCTGGCTTTTATCTTTTCTCTTCACAATTCTATTTGCCATTTCCATCATCCTTATCATTTCAGCCTATGTCTTCAGCGAAGCGATCAGTGAGTATATTCTTGTACGCTTAGGCATTGATCAGTTTAATATTATTTTAATGAATATATTTACGCTTATTTTTTCGCTAGTTACAAGTATATTTCTGTTTACCTGCGTTTATGTTTTAGCACCAGACCGCCGTCTGAGATTTGTGCAGGGACTTCCAGGCGCTGTCTTTTCAACTCTTGGCATAAATATAGCCTTCCGTATTTTCTTAATGTTTATGAACCATTCGACTAAATACACCCTGCTATACGGCAATTTTGGTGGATTATTTGCACTTTTAGTTGGAATTTATTTCGTTTGTGTCATTTTAAATTTGGGTGGAAAAATAAATGTATTTTTTTCTCGATGA